From a single Lolium rigidum isolate FL_2022 chromosome 7, APGP_CSIRO_Lrig_0.1, whole genome shotgun sequence genomic region:
- the LOC124679057 gene encoding peroxidase 2-like, translating into MANTLAIVILFASLGAVASQAPAAAPTESFQGSSPSDISSPPAAAPSDIFGSSAPIPSPESSAPSTSTPPSAMSPTPPPSAGTKLRVGFYKRSCPRAEKIVRAAVWKALSKSPVIGAGLIRLHFHDCFVQGCDASILLDPTAANPQPEKLSPPNFPSLRGFEVIDAAKKAVEKVCPGKVSCADIIAFASRDASSILSSGRINFRMPAGRLDGRVSLSGEALQFLPPPFFNLSQLIGSFKAKNLDVDDLVVLSGAHTIGVSHCSSFTDRLPPNPSNMNPAFATMLQRKCPTSPNITNDPTMVQDIVTPNRLDTRYYTNLLRHNVLFTSDAALLTSRRTTRKVLQNAFIPRRWDRKFATAMVKMAAIEIKTASNGEIRNMCRVVNN; encoded by the exons ATGGCAAATACCCTTGCGATTGTGATCTTATTTGCGTCGCTCGGCGCTGTGGCTTCTCaagctcccgccgccgccccaacaGAGAGCTTTCAGGGTTCTTCTCCAAGCGACATTAGttcaccgccggccgccgccccgagCGACATTTTCGGTAGCTCGGCTCCGATACCGAGCCCAGAAAGTTCTGCTCCGAGCACTAGTACACCTCCTAGCGCAATGAGCCCAACCCCTCCTCCGTCTGCAGGGACAAAGCTCAGAGTCGGCTTCTACAAGCGCTCCTGCCCCCGGGCAGAAAAGATCGTCAGGGCGGCCGTGTGGAAGGCCTTGTCCAAGAGCCCCGTCATCGGCGCAGGATTGATTCGGCTGcacttccacgactgcttcgtccAG GGTTGCGATGCTTCCATCCTGCTCGACCCGACGGCGGCCAACCCGCAGCCGGAAAAGCTCAGCCCTCCCAACTTCCCAAGCCTGCGCGGTTTTGAAGTGATCGACGCGGCCAAGAAGGCGGTCGAGAAGGTCTGCCCCGGCAAGGTCTCCTGCGCCGACATCATCGCCTTCGCCTCGAGAGACGCGTCCTCAATCCTCAGCAGTGGGAGGATCAACTTCAGGATGCCGGCGGGGCGCCTGGACGGGCGCGTGTCACTCTCCGGCGAGGCGCTCCAGTTCCTTCCCCCGCCATTCTTCAACCTCTCGCAGCTCATCGGCAGCTTCAAGGCTAAGAACTTGGATGTAGACGATCTCGTGGTTCTCTCCGGCGCGCACACCATCGGGGTGTCTCACTGCTCGTCCTTCACCGACCGCCTCCCCCCGAATCCCTCTAACATGAACCCGGCCTTCGCCACCATGTTGCAGAGAAAGTGCCCCACGAGCCCCAACATCACCAACGACCCCACCATGGTTCAAGACATCGTGACGCCCAACCGGCTGGACACTCGGTACTACACCAATCTGCTTAGGCACAACGTGCTCTTCACCTCCGACGCGGCGCTGCTGACATCACGCCGGACGACGAGGAAGGTGCTGCAGAACGCGTTCATCCCGCGGAGGTGGGACAGGAAGTTCGCCACAGCGATGGTAAAGATG GCTGCCATCGAGATCAAGACAGCATCCAACGGAGAGATCAGGAACATGTGCAGGGTCGTCAACAATTAG